In Syngnathus acus chromosome 5, fSynAcu1.2, whole genome shotgun sequence, a genomic segment contains:
- the gli1 gene encoding zinc finger protein GLI1 isoform X1, giving the protein MPVDMQPHQGLYHYDTSPGQPSRGLLPSDQSPYSDVPSLRGPLINSPPQDCRAMYNPMTPGMGHGPGPGSAQSIGHCLDQYMRPPQAPPPLSMMSHRSMASTEGNSAPYCNQNNMMSSHHNFCQSASDQIGSGDAGSRFSTPRSMLKLSKKRALSISPLSDPSVDLQTVIRTSPNSLVAFVNARCTPNGSSSYGHLSVSAMSPSLGYSSNINCQSRPQGSMYGVGGGTPHTPGPCQASRLPAHNPRLHPPPKHGQLKTEPGLGMVMDGMNVKTLEERSEGDVASPSSTGTQDPLLCLLDGRDDLDKEDGKPEPEVVYETNCHWESCNKEFDTQDQLVHHINNEHIHGEKKEFVCHWQECSREQRPFKAQYMLVVHMRRHTGEKPHKCTFEGCNKAYSRLENLKTHLRSHTGEKPYVCEHEGCNKAFSNASDRAKHQNRTHSNEKPYVCKIPGCTKRYTDPSSLRKHVKTVHGPEAHITKKHRGDTGPRPPGSAMTPGGSGTELVLEKEEKRREDCKLMAPDAALKSQPSPGGQSSCSSERSPLGSTNNNDSGVEMNVNAAGSLEDLTALEDGGTAGGGRGEPGSMAATIGMSAQALKRLENLKIDKLKQIRRPTPPSRCLPNKLPALPCSGDSMGMCTSSPLLSNRRVMELSNHELGGGASIGANANDRRGSGTSSLSSAYTVSRRSSMVSPYLSSRRSSDVSQMGTAAGGGCHLLGQDQSIGDPLSPETGRRGAPCPGGGALPGLSNLTPAQQYSLKAKYAAATGGPPPTPLPGMDQPATPGRRAGVLAEYQGQPLRPFLHQGPPRRHSANTEYGTGVIYPHQAPGNTNRRSSDPVRSAAADPLALPKRFNSLNNVSMMGRRNALQHQDHRGTSIARHMYSPRPPSISENVMMESMSMEPQLPPLDVRDRSMIVPPGEGGFMGYQQQPTLGGGGGLLTNHLSPSHDSLGCPEQTYMKGHYQNQGGEVTPRMSGNPMGQARPVHPDGMSNTLLQQAEYSMSNCQLSPSGHQYPTLGQGGEGGTNQWRDGRNQVQSSLQNQRSLSYTEANMQPQQTQVHFNNQTGLYKNPVGVHKLSIKPEQQFHPGMGSADACQSAKLQQQQQQQQQQQQQQRLLLQQAQAQGYAPQTAGRAMVRNTNSMSCDFQGQNQNFSSGGGLTLGCAGTALSEGQRSETPMMQVKEMMVRNYVQSQQALMWEQQQEQQQHSPIKPPPLSDNMDLASQASMIQNSPQHQNQNMYSNQSYASYPNQNLVMSPATHSRGSGEQQVMALQGSCYNQEMVVPRPPPQGRKPLSRQNSLTQVGGGYTVSPQHNSPAHSTSSQRRAVRLPPVQHPQQPRHEMFAPSNNNVYYSGQVHMDMEKHMDTQNGHCLPQQHGMGANVDPTAGTKSAPMAPYSESGPVPNALENLDLDNARIDFTSIIDDAEPSSFSPINHPIQGQPGSSSQTSSRLTTPQTSVTLSNMAVGDMTSMLTSLAGENKYLNTLS; this is encoded by the exons ATGCCAGTGGACATGCAACCGCACCAGGGGCTGTATCACTATGACACCTCCCCCGGACAGCCCTCCAGAGG CTTACTGCCCTCAGACCAGTCTCCGTACAGCGACGTCCCCTCGTTGCGAGGCCCGCTCATCAACAGCCCTCCCCAGGACTGCAGAGCCATGTACAATCCTATGACTCCTGGTATGGGTCACGGGCCGGGCCCGGGATCTGCGCAGAGCATCGGCCATTGCTTGGATCAATACATGAGGCCCCCACAGGCTCCGCCCCCTCTCAGTATGATGAGCCACAGGAGCATGGCATCCACGGAAG GCAACAGCGCCCCCTACTGTAACCAGAACAACATGATGTCCTCCCATCACAACTTCTGCCAGTCGGCCTCAGATCAGATTGGCTCAGGTGACG CAGGCTCCAGGTTCTCCACGCCACGCTCCATGCTTAAGCTGAGTAAGAAGCGAGCGCTGTCCATCTCGCCACTGTCCGATCCAAGCGTGGACCTGCAGACAGTCATCCGAACTTCACCTAACTCCCTTGTGGCCTTCGTTAACGCTCGTTGCACGCCCAACGGGTCCAGCTCGTATGGCCATCTGTCTGTCAGTGCCATGAG TCCATCTCTGGGCTATTCCAGCAATATTAATTGCCAATCCAGGCCTCAGGGCTCCATGTACGGAGTAGGCGGGGGCACACCTCACACACCGGGCCCATGCCAGGCTTCCCGACTGCCCGCCCATAACCCTCGTCTCCATCCTCCACCCAAACACGGACAA CTGAAGACAGAGCCAGGCTTGGGAATGGTGATGGATGGCATGAACGTGAAGACCCTGGAGGAGAGGTCTGAGGGAGATGTGGCCAGCCCTTCTTCCACCGGTACTCAG GACCCCCTCTTGTGTCTCCTGGACGGACGAGACGACCTAGACAAGGAGGATGGCAAGCCCGAACCGGAAGTGGTCTATGAAACCAACTGCCACTGGGAGAGCTGCAAcaaggagtttgacacccaggACCAACTTGTTCAC CACATCAACAACGAGCACATCCACGGCGAAAAGAAAGAGTTTGTGTGCCACTGGCAGGAGTGTTCTCGCGAGCAGCGGCCCTTCAAGGCCCAGTACATGTTGGTGGTCCACATGCGCAGGCACACGGGGGAGAAGCCACACAAGTGCACT TTCGAAGGCTGCAACAAGGCCTACTCCCGCCTGGAGAACCTCAAAACGCACCTGCGCTCTCACACCGGGGAGAAACCCTACGTGTGCGAACACGAGGGCTGCAACAAGGCCTTCTCCAACGCCTCCGACCGGGCTAAGCACCAGAACCGAACGCACTCCAATGAG AAACCCTACGTTTGTAAGATTCCCGGCTGCACTAAGCGGTACACGGACCCGAGCTCGCTACGTAAACACGTGAAGACGGTGCACGGCCCTGAGGCCCACATCACTAAGAAGCACCGAGGCGACACAGGTCCTCGGCCGCCCGGCTCAGCCATGACCCCTGGAGGTTCGGGCACCGAATTGGTGCTGGAAAAGGAGGAGAAACGGCGCGAGGACTGCAAATTGATGGCTCCAGATGCCGCTCTG AAATCCCAACCAAGCCCTGGCGGCCAATCATCTTGTAGCAGCGAGCGTTCCCCGCTGGGCAGCACTAACAACAACGACAGTGGTGTGGAGATGAACGTGAACGCGGCGGGCAGCCTGGAAGACCTCACGGCCCTGGAAGACGGCGGAACGGCCGGGGGAGGAAGAGGCGAACCAGGGAGCATGGCAGCCACGATAGGAATGTCGGCACAGGCTCTCAAGAGGCTGGAGAACCTCAAGATCGACAAGCTGAAGCAAATCCGCCGACCGACACCCCCTAGCCGTTGTCTTCCTAACAAGCTACCTGCACTTCCTT GTTCTGGAGATTCTATGGGGATGTGCACCTCATCTCCCCTCCTTTCAAATCGGCGTGTCATGGAGCTATCTAATCATGAGCTCGGAGGCGGGGCTTCTATCGGCGCCAATGCCAACGATCGGAGAGGAAGCGGGACGAGCAGTCTGAGCTCCGCCTACACCGTCAGCCGTCGCTCTTCCATGGTGTCGCCCTATTTGTCCAGCCGCCGCTCCAGCGACGTCTCTCAGATGGGCACGGCAGCCGGGGGCGGATGCCACCTCCTTGGCCAAGATCAGAGCATCGGGGATCCCCTCTCCCCTGAGACCGGTCGTAGAGGCGCCCCCTGTCCAGGAGGTGGCGCTCTGCCGGGTCTTTCCAATCTGACACCGGCCCAGCAGTACAGTCTGAAGGCCAAGTATGCCGCAGCCACTGGTGGCCCACCACCGACTCCCTTACCCGGGATGGATCAGCCAGCCACTCCCGGCAGAAGAGCGGGTGTTTTGGCCGAGTACCAGGGGCAGCCTCTGCGTCCTTTCCTTCACCAAGGTCCTCCACGTCGACACAGCGCCAACACAGAGTACGGCACGGGTGTGATCTACCCTCACCAGGCTCCGGGTAACACCAACAGGAGGTCTAGTGATCCGGTAAGATCGGCCGCAGCGGACCCGCTAGCCCTCCCGAAGCGGTTCAACAGTCTCAACAATGTATCCATGATGGGCCGAAGGAATGCATTGCAACACCAGGACCACCGCGGCACCAGCATCGCCCGCCACATGTATTCCCCTCGGCCCCCGAGCATCTCGGAGAACGTCATGATGGAGTCCATGAGCATGGAGCCCCAGCTACCCCCTTTGGATGTCAGAGACCGTTCCATGATTGTTCCACCCGGTGAGGGGGGCTTTATGGGATACCAGCAGCAGCCGACActtggaggaggtggaggactGCTTACAAATCACTTGTCTCCAAGCCATGACTCCCTGGGCTGCCCCGAGCAAACTTACATGAAGGGACATTACCAGAACCAAGGAGGGGAAGTCACTCCAAGGATGAGTGGGAATCCCATGGGTCAAGCAAGGCCCGTTCACCCGGATGGAATGTCCAATACACTTCTTCAACAGGCCGAGTACAGCATGAGCAACTGTCAACTAAGTCCGTCAGGCCACCAATATCCGACTTTGGGGCAGGGGGGTGAGGGCGGAACCAATCAATGGCGCGACGGACGCAATCAAGTTCAAAGCTCTCTCCAGAACCAGCGCAGTTTGTCATATACAGAAGCAAATATGCAGCCTCAACAGACACAAGTTCACTTCAACAATCAGACGGGCCTTTACAAAAATCCAGTGGGGGTGCATAAACTCAGCATCAAGCCTGAGCAGCAGTTCCACCCCGGCATGGGGAGCGCCGATGCCTGTCAAAGTGCTAAgcttcagcagcagcagcaacagcagcagcagcagcagcagcagcagcgactCCTCCTCCAGCAGGCCCAAGCTCAAGGCTATGCTCCACAGACTGCTGGCCGAGCTATGGTGAGGAACACAAACAGCATGAGCTGTGACTTTCAAGGACAGAACCAGAACTTCTCCAGTGGTGGGGGGTTGACTTTGGGATGCGCTGGAACCGCTCTTTCGGAAGGCCAGAGGTCCGAAACCCCCATGATGCAAGTCAAGGAGATGATGGTGAGAAACTATGTGCAGTCCCAGCAAGCGCTCATGTGGGAGCAGCAACAagaacagcagcagcacagtCCAATAAAACCACCTCCACTTTCTGACAACATGGATCTGGCCAGCCAGGCGTCAATGATACAAAACAGTCCTCAGCACCAAAACCAGAACATGTACTCCAACCAGTCATACGCTTCCTACCCCAACCAGAACCTCGTCATGAGCCCTGCGACGCACAGCCGTGGTTCCGGTGAGCAACAGGTGATGGCTCTCCAGGGCTCTTGCTACAATCAGGAGATGGTGGTCCCAAGGCCACCTCCTCAAGGACGGAAACCTCTGAGTCGCCAGAACAGCTTGACACAAGTGGGAGGAGGCTACACGGTGAGTCCGCAACACAACAGCCCGGCGCACTCCACGTCCAGCCAGCGAAGAGCCGTCCGGCTGCCTCCGGTCCAGCACCCGCAGCAACCACGGCATGAAATGTTCGCCCCTTCCAATAATAATGTTTACTACTCAGGCCAAGTCCATATGGACATGGAGAAACACATGGATACCCAAAATGGACATTGTCTACCCCAACAACACGGCATGGGAGCCAACGTAGACCCGACAGCTGGTACAAAATCCGCTCCCATGGCACCCTATTCTGAGTCCGGCCCAGTTCCTAATGCCTTGGAAAACCTGGACCTGGACAACGCTCGCATAGACTTCACCTCCATTATTGATGATGCAGAGCCGTCTTCCTTCAGTCCAATCAACCATCCCATTCAAGGTCAGCCGGGGTCATCCTCGCAGACATCCTCACGCCTCACCACCCCGCAGACCTCCGTCACCTTGTCCAACATGGCGGTGGGTGACATGACATCCATGCTCACCTCGTTGGCAGGGGAGAATAAGTACCTAAACACTTTATCATAA